The following coding sequences lie in one Rhizobium rhododendri genomic window:
- the rpsI gene encoding 30S ribosomal protein S9: protein MADLSSLKDLGTVSEQPSAPVHVRKVDSLGRSYATGKRKNAVARVWIKPGSGKIIINGREFATYFARPVLQMILRQPIVAAARDGQFDIIATVAGGGLSGQAGAVRHGISKALTYFEPGLRGVLKKGGFLTRDSRVVERKKYGKAKARRSFQFSKR from the coding sequence ATGGCTGACCTCTCTTCCCTGAAGGATCTCGGCACGGTTTCGGAACAGCCTTCTGCTCCGGTTCACGTTCGCAAGGTCGACTCGCTCGGCCGTTCCTACGCCACCGGCAAGCGCAAGAACGCCGTTGCCCGCGTCTGGATCAAGCCAGGCTCCGGCAAGATCATCATCAACGGCCGCGAATTCGCAACATATTTCGCACGTCCGGTTCTGCAGATGATCCTGCGCCAGCCGATCGTCGCTGCTGCCCGCGACGGCCAGTTCGACATCATCGCCACGGTTGCTGGCGGCGGTCTCTCCGGCCAGGCCGGTGCCGTTCGTCACGGCATCTCCAAAGCCCTCACCTACTTCGAACCCGGCCTGCGCGGCGTTCTGAAGAAGGGCGGCTTCCTGACACGCGACAGCCGTGTTGTTGAACGTAAGAAGTACGGCAAGGCGAAGGCCCGTCGTTCGTTCCAGTTCTCCAAGCGTTAA
- a CDS encoding type II toxin-antitoxin system RelE/ParE family toxin: protein MIEVRQTSIFANWLDALRDAQARQRIVVRIRRLELGNPGDIKPVGEGVSEMRIPHGPGYRLYFTRSGETIVILLCGGDKSSQARDIAIARQLAKEI, encoded by the coding sequence GTGATCGAAGTTCGGCAGACCTCTATTTTTGCGAATTGGCTAGATGCGCTCCGAGACGCGCAGGCGCGCCAACGCATCGTCGTTCGCATCCGGCGGCTCGAACTCGGTAACCCTGGAGATATCAAGCCGGTCGGTGAAGGTGTCAGCGAAATGCGCATCCCTCATGGCCCCGGCTACAGGCTCTATTTCACCCGATCCGGTGAGACGATCGTCATTCTTTTATGCGGCGGCGACAAGTCATCGCAGGCAAGGGACATCGCAATCGCCCGGCAATTGGCTAAGGAGATTTGA